The region TCGATGCTGCGCTTCTGTGCGTTGCGCATCCAGTGCTTTATCTTCGAGAAGGCCTGTTCGATTGGATTGAGGTCCGGCGAGTAGGGTGGCAGGAACCATAGCCGAGCACCGGCAGCCGTGATCGCCTGACGGACTGCCGCGGATTTGTGGCTGCCAAGATTGTCCATGACGACGATGTCGCCTGGCTTGAGAACCGGAACCAACTGCTGTTCGACATAGGCACGAAAGCACTGACCGTTGATCGGTCCGTCGAAGACACAAGGTGCTGCCAACCGATCCTTTCTCAATGCACCGAGGAATGTCAGCGTACGCCAGTGCCCATGCGGCGCAAACGCACGCAGTCGCTTGCCTTTGGGTCCCCAGCCCCTGATGGGTGTCATGTTGGTCTTGATCCAGGTCTCATCAATGAAGACCAGCCGTTCAGGATCGAGGTGATGCTGTAAGGTCTTCCATCGCTCTCTTCTACGGGCGACATCGGCACGCGCCTGTTCAAGGGCGAACAGCGTTTTTTTTAAAGCGCAGCCCCTCGCTGCGGATGAATTTCCAAATTGTATTGTGGGAGACGGCGATGCCTCGCAAGGCAAGTTCGGCCTTCAGTCCATGCAGTGTCAGGTGTGGATTCTGAGCGAGCCGTTCGGCAATGAAGCTGCGATGTGGCTCCAGGATGCGCTTGCGGTAACCACCCATCTTGCCTGGACGAACCGATCCGGTCGCACGATGGCGCTGAGACCATTTCACCACCGAAGACGCGGCCACATCAAAGCGCGCTGCAACGGCACGGACGCTTTCGCCGCTCGACACGGCTGCGACAACACGTTCACGAAGATCATTTGATATCGGTGCGGTCATCAGATGCTGGCCTCCATCCAGCCAACATCAGTGAATCACATCAGAACTGCTTTGGGAATCAAACCCGATTCAGAAAGACGTGGAAACGCTCTAGATCCTCAATCTTCAGTGTCGGTCAGTTTTCGATGGAGTGCGATGGCACCTGGACTGCGAAGAGCGGGTTCGTCGCCGTTGTCAACAGCAAGCACCATGCAGATCCGCTCTTCTTCCGCGAGCCGTCTGGCTTCATCGTGACCGTATTTGCCAATGTTGAACGTTCGAGAGATAGCTTTGCGGCGTCTTTTTGTTGCAGAGGCATTCCCCTGATCCTCAACCTTCACCTCAATCCGGGCGATCCATGCGCCGTCTTTATAATGTTTACCAGGCTGTACGTAATAGACGCCAGGCAGATTGCTTCCTTCGGAACGGTTCTTGCGCACCTGCATGCGCATATCGCTGTTCGTCAAAGGCGGTACGACACTCAAAACCGCATCGCGATAGGCCTTGGCGACGATCAGCGCCTGCTCATTTCCACCATAGGTGCCGTCACTAAAGGTCATCTGAAACGTCTTGCCGCCACGCGAAAAGTTGACTAGCCATGCATTCTGACCGTGGCGATCGGCATCAACCCGATTGATGGCGTACATGTCGTCTTCGTGAAACTGTGGAGCAGCCTCGAAAAATTGAAAGTTTTTCGTCAAATGGCCACTACCCATCCTATAGATTACCTTTCGAGAGGTTTCCTTGAATCACATCCGTTGGTCCTGTGGACCAAACACTCTTCACTCGAACGTAATCCACGAAACACCTTCAACCAAGCGGCCGCCATGGGCGCATGAATCGCCGATGCGGGCAATTTTCTTGCCCTGAATGCTTGCGACAGATGACCCGCTCGTGATTTTGTCAGAAGTTGTTGGCACGCCCGTGCAGAGCAGGCTGTCTCCGACTGTTGCAACAGGCACGCCTTCGACAGTGACGAATGTTTGCTGCGTCGATATCACAGGCCCACCGATGTGCGGTTTTGGACCGGGATCTATCATCGGGCAGACATGCATATGACCTTTCAAAGTAACAAATCGTCCAGTCATTGGATTAACCTCTCTTGTTATCACGACGCCCGGGCGAAAGGTAAAGGTGCCATGGAAAGCACGCGCCCGTCGCGCCCGCGAAAGCGTAGACCGCGATCAAAATCCCCATCATTCTGCCAGTGAAACAAGCAGGCATCCGCACGCCGGATCAGCGGGTTAATATCTATGAGTAATGCACGCCAGCCGGATTCGGAATTCTGATTAACAAAGACGTCAACGATCGCGTCGTCCAGATGAGAAACGGACAGAAACTCATCGGCAAAATCGATCAGGGCAGAAGCAATAAACCTCGCACTTTGCTCGATCTCTGGAAAAACCATGGTGTGAAAATACTGAGATGCGCCAATAAAGGCACGGTTGTTCAAGAACAACCTGAACTCTGTCCATTGCGGGATATCTTGCCACGGTCTTATGAACAGACCGACATCGAACTTGTGCTGCAGCGAGCTCGCAAGGAGGCCAGCTACCCGCGGATTGTCTTGCAGCAAATGAGGCGCGAGATCTCGACTGTTAGATATTGGGGCTTTCTGAAAGAAACCAGGCTTTTTAAAGCTGCAGCCACCAAGACGGGCATGGCCCCCTGAGGGAAAAATCGCGACCTTTTCATCGATGGCGGTGTAAAAACCATCAGTAAAGGGCGGAA is a window of Agrobacterium vaccinii DNA encoding:
- a CDS encoding IS630 family transposase (programmed frameshift), which produces MTAPISNDLRERVVAAVSSGESVRAVAARFDVAASSVVKWSQRHRATGSVRPGKMGGYRKRILEPHRSFIAERLAQNPHLTLHGLKAELALRGIAVSHNTIWKFIRSEGLRFKKTLFALEQARADVARRRERWKTLQHHLDPERLVFIDETWIKTNMTPIRGWGPKGKRLRAFAPHGHWRTLTFLGALRKDRLAAPCVFDGPINGQCFRAYVEQQLVPVLKPGDIVVMDNLGSHKSAAVRQAITAAGARLWFLPPYSPDLNPIEQAFSKIKHWMRNAQKRSIEDTWRHIGGLVETIRPDECANYIRNAGYGSVKR
- a CDS encoding PAAR domain-containing protein, giving the protein MTGRFVTLKGHMHVCPMIDPGPKPHIGGPVISTQQTFVTVEGVPVATVGDSLLCTGVPTTSDKITSGSSVASIQGKKIARIGDSCAHGGRLVEGVSWITFE
- a CDS encoding AP2 domain-containing protein, producing MYAINRVDADRHGQNAWLVNFSRGGKTFQMTFSDGTYGGNEQALIVAKAYRDAVLSVVPPLTNSDMRMQVRKNRSEGSNLPGVYYVQPGKHYKDGAWIARIEVKVEDQGNASATKRRRKAISRTFNIGKYGHDEARRLAEEERICMVLAVDNGDEPALRSPGAIALHRKLTDTED
- a CDS encoding cell division cycle 123 family protein, coding for MEHWPDEVIALGLPVEHIILSDQDRLAIGARTAAFRDIFEIDEIPPFTDGFYTAIDEKVAIFPSGGHARLGGCSFKKPGFFQKAPISNSRDLAPHLLQDNPRVAGLLASSLQHKFDVGLFIRPWQDIPQWTEFRLFLNNRAFIGASQYFHTMVFPEIEQSARFIASALIDFADEFLSVSHLDDAIVDVFVNQNSESGWRALLIDINPLIRRADACLFHWQNDGDFDRGLRFRGRDGRVLSMAPLPFARAS